The following proteins are encoded in a genomic region of Tenacibaculum sp. 190524A05c:
- a CDS encoding SPFH domain-containing protein: MESEKIIKPANGYLMLTIFFISFFGSIAAAIKLENPVFLILTFIALVLSFGFILVNPNTSKVVLLFGKYIGTIKQNGLYWANPFYTKRKISLRASNFDSERLKVNDKLGNPVMISTILVWRVTDTYKAAFDVDNYENFVRVQTDAAVRKLASMYPYDNFADEGHEEDITLRSSVNEVSETLEKELEERLSIAGIEVLEARIGYLAYAQEIANAMLKRQQATAIVAARHKIVEGAVSMVEMALEELNKKEIVELDEERKAAMVSNLMVVLCGDKDASPVLNTGTLSH, translated from the coding sequence GTTCTTCGGAAGTATTGCAGCAGCCATTAAATTAGAAAACCCAGTTTTCCTTATTTTAACCTTTATCGCTTTGGTATTATCGTTTGGTTTTATATTGGTAAATCCCAATACTTCTAAGGTGGTTTTACTTTTTGGTAAATACATAGGAACAATCAAACAAAATGGTTTGTACTGGGCGAATCCATTTTACACAAAAAGAAAAATATCTTTACGTGCGAGTAACTTTGATAGTGAGCGTTTAAAGGTGAACGATAAATTAGGAAACCCAGTTATGATTAGTACTATTTTGGTATGGAGAGTAACAGACACTTATAAAGCTGCTTTTGATGTTGATAACTACGAAAACTTTGTTCGTGTACAAACCGATGCTGCAGTTAGAAAATTAGCTAGTATGTATCCTTACGATAATTTTGCCGACGAAGGACATGAAGAAGATATAACACTTAGATCTAGTGTTAATGAAGTAAGTGAAACTTTAGAAAAAGAATTAGAAGAAAGATTATCTATTGCCGGAATTGAAGTTTTAGAAGCAAGAATAGGATACTTAGCTTATGCTCAAGAAATCGCAAATGCAATGCTTAAAAGACAGCAAGCTACAGCTATTGTTGCTGCTCGTCATAAAATTGTAGAAGGTGCAGTGAGCATGGTTGAAATGGCATTAGAAGAATTAAATAAAAAGGAAATAGTGGAATTAGATGAAGAGCGAAAAGCTGCAATGGTTAGTAACTTAATGGTTGTACTTTGTGGTGATAAAGATGCATCTCCAGTATTAAACACAGGAACACTAAGTCATTAA
- a CDS encoding DUF4177 domain-containing protein gives MKEYKVIMLKLGFKNRYSKLEELLNQYAREGWVLKHLGEGWTNIVFERDKNR, from the coding sequence ATGAAAGAATATAAAGTAATTATGCTCAAATTAGGCTTTAAAAACAGATATAGTAAATTAGAAGAATTACTAAATCAGTATGCTAGAGAAGGTTGGGTATTAAAGCACTTAGGAGAAGGTTGGACAAATATTGTTTTTGAAAGAGATAAAAACAGATAA
- a CDS encoding Arc family DNA binding domain-containing protein, translating into MAKKKAFALRINEDMLKAIEKWASDEFRSTNGQIEWMLMQTLKEAKREPKKKNEE; encoded by the coding sequence ATGGCGAAGAAAAAAGCATTTGCATTACGAATAAATGAAGACATGCTAAAAGCAATTGAAAAATGGGCTTCAGACGAATTTCGATCTACTAATGGACAGATTGAATGGATGCTTATGCAAACTTTAAAGGAAGCAAAAAGAGAACCTAAAAAGAAAAACGAAGAGTAA